The genomic DNA AATTGGTCGTCGATCTGGCTGGCAGCGCGTGGGAGGCGACTGAAAAGACCGATACGCGATGTTGGAGCCTGCTGCCTCGCGAGATCCAAGTCCTCCGCGCCGAACTGCCGGTCGGCACGCACAACATCAGCATGCAAGCCTTTGGCCGCGGCAGCCCGTTGCAGCGAGATCCGACAGCTCGCACGATCGAGGTCGAAGACGGGCGCAACACCTACGTCCTGGCCACCGCCCCCAGCGACCGCGTGATCGCCGCGGCGGCGCGATAACGCTGCGATTGCCGCTCGGACGCATCTTTTTTCCGGGCGACCGCGAACCCTCTGCTCCACATCCCGCTCTGGGTTGTGGATTTGCTCATTTGGGCCAGGAAAGGCTTGCCAACCGACCGGTCGGTCGGTATGATCGCCGCGATGTCAAATTGCGAACAACCTAGCGAAGCTACCGACACGGTGACGAGGATCCTCGACGCGGTGATGGTGCTGATTCGCGATGGCGGACTGCCGGCGGTAACATTGTCCGCCGTCTGCCGCAAAGCGGGGCTCAGCAAGGGAGGGCTGATGCATCATTACCCTTCCAAAGAAGCGTTGGTCAACGCGTTTCTGCAGCGGGGCGGGCAGGAGCATTTGGCGCTTATTCAACAGGCGATCGAGCGACATCCCGCCGGTTCGGGGAATCGTTTGCGGGCGTATGTCGATTTGTTGGTTGGCGAATCGACAACCTTG from Rosistilla oblonga includes the following:
- a CDS encoding TetR/AcrR family transcriptional regulator is translated as MSNCEQPSEATDTVTRILDAVMVLIRDGGLPAVTLSAVCRKAGLSKGGLMHHYPSKEALVNAFLQRGGQEHLALIQQAIERHPAGSGNRLRAYVDLLVGESTTLQCDEDRDCAAVMMALIQGGRDSDEVRKFYESLHQMLSGDGVSDEFLELILATVDGVWLQSVIEPPETIGPRSERIRQNLRRLIANEIAGK